The genomic DNA CTACACACTGTTACGGTAAGAGGTTAACCAATGGGGAAAAAAAGGTAATGCTTTGTTGCATTTCATTATCTGAAGCCATACACATAACCTAGAGAATAATTATAAAATATCTAGCATATAAACACAAATATTCTAATTCCATGTACTCTCATAGACTTCCAGTTGACGAAAGAACGTGACGCGTACTGATCTGTTGATGCGGCTGGCTTTACGCACGAACTTGGCTCTGTTGCTCTGGAGCGCATTCATGCAGCAGTTATACTATTCGAAAGGACTGAATCTCTCCTTCAGATCGACAGGTGACCTTCTAGATAGTCATTTCGTCAAGGTCATTTTAATATATAGCCTAAACTATGCTGCGCTGTGCTTTCCTCGATAGCCTATCATATACGTTATAGCTAGTCTATAGCTCATTCCATCGTTGCATTACGCGCAGGCTATGCGTGTCTATCACCTACAAATGAGTAATAGCGGGTCTGGGGAGACCTTTGAAGTGTTAAAATGTACTTGGCAGTGTATCTGTATGTGGCAAAAAGTCCCATCATCATGACAGTCACCATTTAACCAGGACGTGTCTCCACCCTATTGATGACTACAAAATTAGCTGGAAAGGGCACGCTCGCAGCTAaatggaatgtccaccagaacccACACCAACAAGCAAGCATGTCACCCATTGAATCATGTACACTATCTCATCATGCGTAATCCATGTAGGCCTACGTAAAGTGCAATAGTCATTCAACAAATACTCAATTTTTGTAAAATAATTATTTAATTGGCAATCCTATATTTACGCCCACCCATCTCCAACCTGTTTAGTTATTATCAACAAATACCAGGCTACATTTTGTAAACGTTTATCTTGAATTGATCTGGTTATTATGCCCATAAATAACTTCCTGTGTGTTTTCAGGGGATGTTCGTTCTGGGTTTACCATACGCCATTCTCCACGGGGGATACCTCGGACTGTTTCTCATTATTTTCGCCGCCGTGGTGTGTTGCTACACGGGGAAAATCCTCATCGCCTGCCTGTACGAGGAGGACGAAGACGGTCAGCTGGTGCGTGTAAGGGACTCATACGTGGACATTGCAAACGCCTGTTGTCAACCGAGGTTTCCATCTTTAGGTGGCCATATCGTGAATGTAGCCCAGATCATCGAGCTGGTGATGACGTGCATCCTGTACGTGGTTGTGAGCGGAAACCTGATGTACAACAGCTTTCCCACCCTCCCCATCTCACAGAAGTCCTGGGCCATCATGGCCACCGCCGCCTTGCTGCCCTGCGCCTTCCTGAAGAACCTCAAGTCCGTGTCAAAGTTCAGTTTGCTGTGCACTATCGCGCACTTCGTCATCAACATCCTGGTAATTGCCTACTGCCTCTCTAGAGCGCGCGACTGGGCCTGGGACAAAGTCAAATTCTACATCGATGTGAAGAAGTTCCCCATTTCTATTGGAATCATCGTGTTCAGTTACACGTCTCAGATTTTCCTTCCGTCACTCGAGGGGAACATGGTGAAACCCAGCGAGTTCCACTGTATGATGAACTGGACCCACATCGCTGCATGCGTCCTCAAAGGCCTGTTCGCCCTTCTGGCTTACCTGACCTGGGCGGATGCCACCAAGGAGGTTATCACCGACAACCTGCCGTCAACCATCAGGGCTGTTGTGAACCTTTTCTTAGTGGCCAAAGCTTTACTGTCATACCCATTGCCATTCTTCGCTGCGGTTGAAGTATTGGAGAAATCATTTTTCTGTGAACGAGAACGCACATGGTTCCCAGATTGCTATGGAGGCGATGGAAGGCTGAAAGCCTGGGGCCTCACTCTCAGATGCACCCTTGTGGTGTTCACGTTGCTCATGGCCATTTATGTACCGCATTTTGCTCTTCTCATGGGTCTGACCGGCAGCCTGACGGGCGCGGGGCTTTGCTTTCTGCTCCCCAGCCTCTTCCACCTCAAGCTACTATGGAGAAAGCTGCTATGGCACCACGTGTTCTTTGATGTCGCTATATTTGTAATAGGGGGCATATGCGCCATCTCTGGTTTCATCCACTCAATGGAGGGACTAGTAGAAGCTTACAAGTATGGCATAGAAGATTAGCCAAGCCACTGTCTGCTGGATATCGATGTTTTTGCACATCTCCTTATATTGTGTAACTGAAATCCCCACTGAGCGCAGTCAGTGCATCCCTGCTTACAGAATTCATGCGAAATAAATGCGTGCACCGAAATGCAGTGCAAGcactcattacacacacacacacacagtgggacaGAGTCTAAATATGATATGGACAATTCAACTTGTAATTTATAAATATGAGAACAACATGCATATCCATATTTTTTCAGTGGAGTGAAGGTTTACAATAGTTCAATCGACCTAAACAAAATTGCAAAATGGGACACGtttcttcatctctctgtggtgTTTTCCCATCTTGAGAGACATTTCATTTGAAATTCAAGTATGTGGTTTTGGACGACAATTTGACGGCATCGTGACTAAATGGTATAAACAAAGT from Oncorhynchus clarkii lewisi isolate Uvic-CL-2024 chromosome 7, UVic_Ocla_1.0, whole genome shotgun sequence includes the following:
- the LOC139414201 gene encoding vesicular inhibitory amino acid transporter-like; the encoded protein is MAHLIRSKFQNKLSNAATSVSNKSTAKVSGMMARMGFQAATDEEGLGFAACDDLDYDHRQGLQMDIMKSDEMGGGDTGEGSGEGGMGGGEDGMAAGDSHYQRDGTGPPLSASKASGLGEEEKSPKITAWEAGWNVTNAIQGMFVLGLPYAILHGGYLGLFLIIFAAVVCCYTGKILIACLYEEDEDGQLVRVRDSYVDIANACCQPRFPSLGGHIVNVAQIIELVMTCILYVVVSGNLMYNSFPTLPISQKSWAIMATAALLPCAFLKNLKSVSKFSLLCTIAHFVINILVIAYCLSRARDWAWDKVKFYIDVKKFPISIGIIVFSYTSQIFLPSLEGNMVKPSEFHCMMNWTHIAACVLKGLFALLAYLTWADATKEVITDNLPSTIRAVVNLFLVAKALLSYPLPFFAAVEVLEKSFFCERERTWFPDCYGGDGRLKAWGLTLRCTLVVFTLLMAIYVPHFALLMGLTGSLTGAGLCFLLPSLFHLKLLWRKLLWHHVFFDVAIFVIGGICAISGFIHSMEGLVEAYKYGIED